Within Oncorhynchus masou masou isolate Uvic2021 chromosome 17, UVic_Omas_1.1, whole genome shotgun sequence, the genomic segment ACTACATTTAGCGCTCAGTACAGTTGGGGAATTAAAACCAAATTGTTACGTTCCTACACATTTTAGCCAAAGACGTTACAGTATGAAGATCGGctaaaactgcttctccaatagaaatccctgaTCACGCGATGTCATGTCTATGCGGATGACGTCATAACGCTCGTCTCGCCCAAACTGCGCATATGCAGACTGTAAAAtcaaagccactccttcgatataaagttgttttgGACGAAAATGAAAATGTATCAGTTTCTCACTCTGACGAGCTTGTAGTTATAACAAGTTCAACTACCTAAGACATTGTCTCGAATCTATATTGGGCATTCATATTTTGAAAAAATTAACAACTAAGGAATAATTGTTCACTTATCTCATTGACTTCTTATACCCCAAACCCCGACCAGGTCTGTTTCCCAGCGTTCCCGGAAGTCTTGCGATGTTatgcctctgggtttagaaactgtgTTGCAACTAATGACTTCTGTTTATAGAAATCAACGGTGACATAAAATACAGTTGTGAGAAATTGCACACTCTTTCAAAAGTCGCGCACACATGATGCACTCAAGCGCGCTGTGTCAGCTGCTACTGGGGCGGCGCACGAGAAAGGTCAACCAGGAACTGAACCAGGAGAAGCAGTGTTGGAATTGAAATGATATAATTTGAACGACAGTTTACCTATTCAAACGTATTATTAGAGTTGGTAAGATATTGGATGTGTTCATTTTACATTTCAAATGAGTGTTGTACACGGGCTAGCGTTGTGTTTACTGTTTGGGCTGTGTGTGCGTCCTTCCTCTCGCCAACCTAGGCTTCTAGCTGCCTAGCTTACCATTAACATGGGCTGCTTTCTAGTAAGTCAATATGGGGGAGACTTTAAACACACAGATGACTCTTAAACCGTCTAGCAAAAACCTAAAATTGACTCTAACCAAATGTTTATAGCTTATGAAATAAATTAAAGATCGGTTTGGGCGTCAGGCTTGTCCTTATAAGGTTAGTCTTTTCCAGTCAatatagctagctactgtactccagTAAAATGCATTTGAGAGACATTTGAGTTTGCTTGccagatagtagtagtagtagtagtagtagtagtagtagtagcagcaagctagctaacgttatgccAGCAAGTAGCATTAGCCAAGGCAGCTAAACGTTAACATTATCCAATGCAATGGGCACTCACCTCACACAGGCACTGTCAATATTACTGGTTTAATAACGCAATCGACCTGATATAGTGCCTTGCAACATTTTAGTCGTACTCACAACGTGTATCGTTCAGTTTCGTGAGCATCTTGATCTTTGACAGACCCAGCTTGGcgttgttgtcatggaggagacGAACAGGGAGGCTGTCGCTACCGCCGTGCAGAGGGTGGCAGGGATGCTGCAGCGCTCGGACCAGTTGGACAAAGTAGAGCAGTACCGCCGGCGAGAGGCTCGCAAGAAAGCTTCAGTAGAAGCCCGACTGAAGGTAGAAAATGACGAGGCTAAGAAGACATGAGATACATTCTGTACTTCCCTATTGTTCATAGACATTTAGTCTGCATGAGAGCTGtaacgttatatatatatataactatatatatatagatagatagatagtaaaTACATGGCTCAGGCCTGAAACACCTTACCtggtctctttccctctccccaggCTGCCATCCAGTCCCAGTTGGACGGGGTCCGCACAGGGCTCAGTCAGCTCCATAATGCCCTGCGGGATGTCAAGGACATACAGAACTCCCTGGCAGACGTCAGTAAGGACTGGAGGCAGAGTATTAACACGATTGAGAATCTTAAAGATGTGAAAGATGCCGTTGTCCAGCACAGTCAGCTTGCCTCAGCTGTCGAGAATTTAAAGAATATCTTCTCAGGTACGCTGCACAACTACTACATGTGCCTCAAATAAAAACTGTTATTGTTGTCTGTCTTTGCATTTGTGTACATAGAATGTACTGTTACAAAGTATTAATGCATTAATATACTGTCAGGTACATAATTATTGGCACCGtgataaagattagcaaaaaatactgtataaaataaagaATATAAATTCTGAGCTATATTGTAGGCTAAAAACAAAAggaaaattatattattttatactaatataaTTGCTTATAGAAAGAACATTTGTTTAACAagtgataaaaaaaaaacaagtgataaaaaaaaaaatctcaaagaTGGAGGCCAAATGTATTGgaacccctgttttcaatactctagCATCCTCCCATTGAACACATTGGGAGGACCATTTTCCAAAGAGagtttccagatccttgatatcctttgtctgctcttatggactgccctcttcaattcaattcaaaccacaggttttcaatgggtttcaagttctgagactgagatggccatttctttgtggattttgattagtgctcggggttattgtcttgctggaagatccagtTGCAGCCAAGTGTCAGCCTCctagcagaggcaaccaggtttggtacttggtaaagttcatgatgacgttgaccccaggaccagtggaagcaaaatagcccaaTAACAAAGAAGATGCACCACCATAATTTACCGTAGGTAGGAGGTACGTTACTGCATATGCTTCTGTTTTTCAAGGCCAAACCCTTTccatctgaccatagcaccggATTCAATCCAAGTGTCAATGCTGTTTTACAAACTCTAGGcagtgctatggtcagatgacatgaaaatagagctatTTTGCCCTGCACACAATTGGTGGGTTTGGCGTAGAAAAGTACCTCATACCTACAGTTAACATTTGGTGGTGCATCATTAACTATAAAATGTACCATGACATTTAAGCCCAAAACCTGGATGCCTCAGCCAGAAGGCTGAcacttggccgcaagtggatcttTCAGCAAGACAACCCCAGGCAcgcatcaaaatccacaaagaaattgttAATTTGCCACAAAATCTGTCTCCGTGCTTGAACCActccaatctcataaaatattttagaaaaaggctgtgtcGTCATCTTCATGGAGGGAGGGTACTGGAGTACTGAAAACGGAagccaatcattttgacccctttCTTTTTAGATGTTTTAAATTATTTGTTAAACTTAATCTCCTTCTCCGAGCAATTTTATTAGTATAATATCATTAGCACATTCTTTAGAGCATGTAATATAGCTCAGtacttgtattatttattttatacagtcttttttgctcatcttttatcaagggtgccaataattatcTACCTTGCTGTATACCATTCCCCTTCTGTGCAGTGCCTGAGATAGTGGCAGACACCCAGGTGCTGATTGAGCAGGCTGAGCTGCTGGAGGCCCACCGTAAACTCATGGATCTGGAATGCTCGCGGGACGACCTCATGTATGAGCAGTACCGAATGGACAGCAAAAACACTCACGACATGAACCTGATCCGCAACTACTTTGGCGCGGTGCAGGGCCTGTCTGACGACCTGGCCAAGCAGCTGTGGATGGTGCTGCAGCGTGCCATGGGCACGGTGCGCCGCGACCCCACCATGCTGGTTTCCGTGGTGCGCATAATTGAGCGTGAGGAGAAGATTGACCGGCGCATGCTGGACCGCAAGAAGCAGACGGGCTTTATCCCCCCAAGTCGGCCCAAGAGCTGGAAAGAGAAGATGTTTGAGGTGCTGGAGGGCACGGTCACCACACGCATCGAGGGCAGCCAGTCGGTGACGCGAGAGGCAGACAAGATGTGGATGGTGAGGCTCTTGGAGATCACCAGGAAGTACGTGCTGGACGACCTGATTGTGGTGAATAACCTGATGGTGCAGTGCTTCCCGCCACACTACAACACCTTTGACAGGTTTTTAAAGCTGTACCACAACGCCGTGTCCATGCGGGTGCAAGAGCTGGCTGCAGAAGACCTGGAGGCCAACGAGATCGTGTCCCTCCTCACCTGGGTCCTCAACACATACAAAAGGTATCCTTTCTCATCCCGTATTCACAAAAGAGGCTCAAAGTAGGAGGgctgatataggatcagtttTGTCTTTTAGATAATATTGAATACGATTAGGCTATGGAGGACCTGGGCCTAGATCGTCTCTCCTACTTTGAGACACTTTTTGAATACAGGTCAGGCTCTGATCTGCTCTCTCTGTGGCTCATGTAGCATCAGTGATAACTGGGCACCAGTCCAATCATAGCTCAGTGGAATATGCAGGATTTGAATTACCCTGCAAGCAGTTATTGACAAGGTATGACAGAAATCCTTGCTTTGGTGTGTAGTTTCCCTGACACTATTTCCAAATACTAACGTTTTAGCATTAAAGCATAGATTGCTGTCAtgccttgtccatagactgcttacaagGTTTGGAGACCaatgtaatttgggtgaactatccctttaacctcTCCCCATTTGTGTGTGGAGTGTTTCTCAAAATCATTAAATTGATGTAGGAAGAACATTGGCACGGAAATACTTTTGTACTCTCCATATATGGGAAGGACTTGTAAGCTCTGCAAAGAGCAATTAACTTAATATTTAAAGCTAAACAGTCCCTTGGCACGAGAGGGAGGGCATAGCATGCGATCTAAGCAAAATTGCTGTGGATAATCCAATTAATGCACATACTACTGCACATTGCGTGCACCGACAGGATTGAACAGAGAAAAATGAATTAAAAACATAAGGAACTAGCCTTATATCCAATTCTGACACAAACATCAGCCAACAGCTACCATGGAAACCACAACCACTGATTGGATGAGGCTGTAGAATTATAGATCACTTATATTCACAATGattttctgagtgtgtgtgtgtttacgtgcgACTGCTTGTGAGAAGCCTATGTTTATTGGTATCTGTGTGTATAATATGGATTCAAGCATTGTCGTGTGTGCAGGTGCGCAAACATGCCATGGTGTGTCTCTGTAGCTGTCTGTTACATTCAAATACATGAAATATATTAATTCCCACAGACAGTATAGTACAGGTTGGGCTGTGTTTCCATGTTCTCACACCCTACTGTGTTCATGTGTTCCAGTGTGGAGATGATGGGTCACCCAGATCTGGTGACAGAGTATGACATCCACCTGATGGATCCTCTGCTGCCTCAGAAGGTGGTGGATGAGCTTCTCAGCAAATACGTCCAGACCTTCACTGTGAGTCCAGCCAACACACACTCTGTGATAGCAGCGACATACTCTATGGTGGCTCTTGTCAGAtatacaactctctctctctgcgtcagTAAACAAAGATGAAGCCGCCACTAATGAAATGTTTCATGAATTATTAAAGACAGGTAACATGGCTCTGGCTGACTCTCTCTCGCACCCTTCCACAGTCTAACATCACTGGCTGGCTTCGCAAGGCTCTGGAGACAGACAAGAAGGACTGGTTTAAAGAGACAGAACCAGAGGCGGATCAAGATGGATACTACCAGACCACCCTCCCCGCCATCGTCTTCCAAGTATAACCAGTCACCAGCCTGGCATCAGCCAGAATCTCTTTAACCCACTGGACTAAGTGTACTAGTTGCTACTACAGTAGCGTTACTATACTAGACAATGTGTATGTGATAAAATTAGGATCTGAGAATTACAGTGAGTCACTAGTGTGTATTGTAAGTCTATTGGATGGGGGACCATCATCTGacatgtttgtttctctctcatcAGATGTTTGAGCAGAATCTCCAAGTGGCAGCCCAGATCGACGAGACCTTCAAAGAGGAGGTCTTGAAGCTCTGTTTAAAACAGATGAATTCATTCCTCATCAGGTAACATGGATTTCATAATGTTGTGTTAATAATTGTGTAGTGATTAGTCGTTTACATTGATGGCAGTAAAGGTGTGTTACAGaatatggggcagcagggtagcctagtggttagagcgttcgaCTCGTcaccgaaagtttgcaagttcaaatccccgagctgacaaggtacaaatctgtcgttctgcccctgaacaggcagttaacccactgttcctaggccgtcattgaaaataagaatttgttcttaactgacttgcctagttaaataaaggtaatacattttttttcatcAGGGATGGATTGCTATGTATATGACATCTCTACAATTGTCTTCTATTGCTGTTCAGATACAGAGAAGAGGCGATCGCCTACAAGGAGGACCACTTGAGAGACCGGCAGCTCCCTCAGTGCTACGTCCAATACATGATCGCCATTATAAACAACTGTCATACATTCAAGTGATTCCCATTTGACAATTCCCTGTAAATATGAATGTCTTCTCTAACCTATTGCTGCTAATGTATATCTAACTGTACCTCTGCTCCTAGGGAGTCTATTAACAGTCTAAAGAAGAAATACTTAAAATCTACGGAGCCCACCCAGAATGATGCTGCCATAGAGAGGACCCTGAACGACGTGGCCAAAGATGGATGCCAGTTTCTACTGGATGAAGTTTTCCTGGATTTGGAGGTTAGAACGAAGTGTTTGTAGACATATTTTAAGCTCATTCGTTACTGTTCTAGTGTAATATTTGACAGAATGTTGCCATGAACACGGTTCTGTTGTATTTGATTGGTGATTTTTCTCTCCACAGCATCATCTCAGTGAGTTGCTGACCCGGAAGTGGTTGACGGGTACCCATGCAGTGGACACCATCTGTGTGACCGTCGAAGATTACTTCAACGACTTCGCCAAGATCAAGAAGCCTTTCAATACGGTACATGGAGAAATCAATCAGTTGATATAATCATATCAAATGAAAGGCTTGGACAATTGATTGATCTGGAGAAATCCACACATTTTGTACAAATTGATAGTGGTcatcctgtgtgtgtgactgggtatGTTGTATGTGATGTGTTTAGGAGATGACAAGCGAGGCCCATCGCAGGGTGGTGGTGGAGTATATCAAGGCAGTGATGCAGAAACGGATCACCTTCAAGAAcgcagatgagaggagggagggagcggaCAGGATGATTAAAGAGGCTGAACAGTTCAAGTTCCTCTTCAGGAAACTCACTGCTGTGAGTGTTTATTTCCTGTTACAGGAGTGTTCTCTTTTCCAAGGAGATGCTCAGTAGAAACTACATGCATCTTGATCTAGTCTTTCAGCAAATAGTTAGTCACGATTCATTATTCATTTTTGATGTAAGGAAGACTGCTTTTCTCTGAGTCCATACACTGATACTGTTGCTGAGTCTTACAgtttgtttgttctctctctgttctgctcCAGGGTGAGGAGACTGATCGGCTGTGCGACGCCATCGCTGCTATAGCTGAGGTGTTTAAACTCACAGACCCCACCCTGCTGTACCTGGAGGTCTCCACGCTGGTGTCCAAATACCCTGACATCAGGTCAGATCATACGCCACTTACATAGGCTACACAGAGAATGAATGTTAGTGGGGTATCATGGTTTTCAATAGAATAACCTTGGCTGTAGGAGAAGTTACTTCAGATGTACTGTATAAGACACAACATAACCAAAAgtatatgtggacacctgctcgtcaaacatctcattccaaaatcatgggcattaatatggagttggtgccccctttgctgttataacagcccctccactcttctgggaaggctttccacttgatgttggaacatttctgcggggacttgcttccattcagccacaagagcattagtgtggtcgggcgctgatgttgggtgattaggcctggctcgcagtcggcgttccaattcatcccaaaggtgttcaatggggtggaggtcaaggctctgtgcagtacagtcaagttcttccacaccgatctcaacaaaccatttctgtgtggaccttgctttgtgcacggggcattgtcatgctgaaacaggaacgggcctttcccaaactgttgccacaaagatgaaagcacagaatcatctagaatggaTGGAGAAGCATGATTcaacactccagagaacgcgtttccatggctccagagtccaatggcagcgagctttacaccactccagctaatgcttggcatcacgcatggtgatcttaggcttgtgtgcggctgcttgacCATAGagacctatttcatgaagctcccgacgaacagttcttgtgctgacattgcttccagaggcagtttggaactctgtagtgagtgttgcaaccgaggactgaTGATTTTTATGCTCATACAGCACttggtggtcccattctgtgtgGCTTACCACATCACGgctaagccgttgttgctcctacacatttgcacttcacaataacagcacttacagttgaccagggcatctctagcagggcagaaaattGACGAACAAAATTTGACAaacagacttgttggaaaggtggcatcctatgacagttcc encodes:
- the LOC135558749 gene encoding exocyst complex component 3-like: MEETNREAVATAVQRVAGMLQRSDQLDKVEQYRRREARKKASVEARLKAAIQSQLDGVRTGLSQLHNALRDVKDIQNSLADVSKDWRQSINTIENLKDVKDAVVQHSQLASAVENLKNIFSVPEIVADTQVLIEQAELLEAHRKLMDLECSRDDLMYEQYRMDSKNTHDMNLIRNYFGAVQGLSDDLAKQLWMVLQRAMGTVRRDPTMLVSVVRIIEREEKIDRRMLDRKKQTGFIPPSRPKSWKEKMFEVLEGTVTTRIEGSQSVTREADKMWMVRLLEITRKYVLDDLIVVNNLMVQCFPPHYNTFDRFLKLYHNAVSMRVQELAAEDLEANEIVSLLTWVLNTYKSVEMMGHPDLVTEYDIHLMDPLLPQKVVDELLSKYVQTFTSNITGWLRKALETDKKDWFKETEPEADQDGYYQTTLPAIVFQMFEQNLQVAAQIDETFKEEVLKLCLKQMNSFLIRYREEAIAYKEDHLRDRQLPQCYVQYMIAIINNCHTFKESINSLKKKYLKSTEPTQNDAAIERTLNDVAKDGCQFLLDEVFLDLEHHLSELLTRKWLTGTHAVDTICVTVEDYFNDFAKIKKPFNTEMTSEAHRRVVVEYIKAVMQKRITFKNADERREGADRMIKEAEQFKFLFRKLTAGEETDRLCDAIAAIAEVFKLTDPTLLYLEVSTLVSKYPDIREEHIVALLAVRGDASREMKQMIIETLNQNKPSYAGNTQPIFKDITIPTVTMTSMSSSMAATANKLLK